The Candidatus Zixiibacteriota bacterium genome contains the following window.
ATCCGTATCGTCACGACGGCGATTACCGCGGACTGGGATTCGAGGGCCGCGGCTTCGGTGATCGACCCGCCGATTACGTGAGATTAATCCACTTTGGTAATCTCCCCGAGCGCTGCACTATCAGTATTTATTCTCTTGACGGTGACCTGGTGAGGCAGTTCGAGCACCCAAATCCCACTCTGCCCTCTGGTTGTGCGACCACACCGAATGAAGATTGCTGGGATCTGATTACCAGAAACACACAACAGGTCGTGTCCGGCCTCTATTACTGGACTGTGGAGGATGACAAAGGCAACATGCAGGTGGGCAAACTGGCCATTATTATGTAGGAACTAATTCGGGTGCGTCGACATCTGTCGGTGGTATCCCCCGACAGTAATTGGAACCGGCCCCGGTCAGCGACCGGGGCCGGTTTTCTTGCAAAGCCCGCGACCACGGCTGATATTGCATCCACAATGTTTTATTTGTATCTTGGGCGACATGGATGGTTGATTAACCCCCGGCGCAAATCGGGCAGTCACGAATCCGCGACCTGGCAAACAAATGACATCCACTCGGCTTACAGTTCTTCCAATTGCTCTCTTCCTGAGTTTGACGATTGCCGGTCACTCTGTAACTGCTCTCGCAGGGGAGACACAGTCCGATTATAAGACCGAATCCGGCCTCCGGCTTGGCCGGCTCCAGGCCGGTGCCGAGGAACCGCAGGTCTTCCATACGGCTCACGGACGGGGAAACATTCGCCTCGCAGTAGCCAACAACGGCACTTTCGGTACCTACGGCCAGGTCATTCCGGACCCTTTTACCGGAGACCCTCTGCCATCATGCGAGTATCCCCGTGGAACTGATATCGTCTTCTTGTATGTTGCCGCGGTGTGGGTTGGAGCGATCGTGAACGGCGATACTCTGGTGTCGACGGGTGATGAGGACTTTTATCGCACGCAGGAATTCTGGCCCGACCTCCCCGAACTTGGCGGTCGCTTCCGGTACGGCTCGATCGATATCAATTCCAAGTTCTACTCTCCGAGCGTTGCAGCGTATTCGGAAGAGGATATCCTGGCCGAATACTACGATACCCAGACGGCGTCCGGTTTGGTCGGCCGGGATCCGACTGATCAGCGAGGCCATATTCCACTCGGTATCAAGGTCAGCCAGCGTTCCATGGCCTGGAGCTACGAGTACGCCGACGACTTCATACTGTTTGATTACCAGATTCAGAATATCGGGCAGGACCGGCTGCGCCGGGTTTATATTGGGCTTTGGGTCGACGGCGATACCTGGCATACGTCGCGCAACACGCCCGAGGGGTGGGAGGACGATATCACCGGTTTCTACCCATTTCATCCGGCCCCCGAGGGGTGTGGCTTCATCGACACGGTGAATATCGCCTGGCATGCCGACAACGACGGGGACGGAATGCCGCGCGAAAACCCGTCGCAGTGGGACTACCGCTCGACCCTCGGCGTTGTAGGCTCGCGCGTGGTTCGGACGCCGTCGGATTCGCTCGCTTATTCCTTCAACTGGTGGATCACTAACTACAGCGACCCGGCCCTCGATTTCGGTCCGCGCATGAGAGGTACCGACTCACGTCCATTTCGTGACCTCGGTCCCCGTATGGGCACGCCCGAAGGGGATCGCAACAAGTACTATGTGATGAGCCAGCCCGAGTTTGATTACGACCTCATGTGGACGGCCAAGGATCATAGTTTTGACGGCTGGCTGCCGCCGCCGCCCGAGGCGCGCAGCTACGCGCGGGGATTCGACACGCGGTACCTGCTGTCGTTCGGGCCCTTCGATATCGAGCCGGGACAAGCGCTGCCGCTGACATTCGTTTGGGTTGGCGGCGAGGATTTTCACCAGGCTCCGGAGGATATGTTCGCGTTTTTCGACCCGGAAAACCCGGAAGCCTATTACGACCGCCTTAACTTCAGCAACCTGGCGCTTAACGCCCGGTGGGCGTCGTGGGTTTACGACAATCCTGGAGTTGATACCGACGGCGACGGCTATCGAGGCAAGGCGCGGGTCTGTGTCCCCGATGGCGCCACTGACACTACCGCCGAGGATTCCCTCTGGTACGAGGGTGACGGCGTGCCCGATTTTCGCGGCGCGGGTCCGCCTCCGTCGCCGCGCATGAGGGTTATCCCCTCGGTGGGACAGATGCGAGTCCGCTTCAACGGATTCTACAGCGAGAATACCAAGGACGTTTTCACCAACCGGGTCGACTTTGAAGGATATCGCGTCTACCTTTCGCTGGATGATCGGCCTTCCAGTTTCTCCGTAATTCGCTCGTACGATCTCGAGAATTACGCGCGGTTTGTCTGGCGTGAGCAGGCTGCTAGGTCCGACTGGCTGCAGGATGAGGTTCCGTACACTCTGGATTCGCTTCGTCGGATGTACAACGACCCGACACTAGATCCCCTGCGCCATCCGCGCTCGAACCCGGTCAGCTACAACGGCGAATTCGCTTACTTCGAAAAGCAGGACTTCAATCAGTCGGACTTGACTAATGCGGATGGTATTCACAAAGTCTATCCTGATGCCCCCGACCCAGGCACCGATTCGACTCAATGGCAGGATGATGACCTGGTTTTTGACTACAGTGAACCTTTGCCGAAATACTACGAGTACGAATACGTGATCGAAAACCTCCTGCCCACAATTCCGTATCATGTCTCGGTTACGTCGTTTGATCACGGGTCGCCCAAGTCCGGACTGAAATCGCTCGAGACAAAGCCGGAGAACGACGCTATCGAGGAATACCCACAGCCATCGAGTGGTGAGATCATAGGGCAGAATCTAGATGCATACGTAGTCCCGAATCCATACCGCATCGACGGCGGCTACGCCGAGAGCGGGTTCGAGAACCGGGCGCGGGACATCGCCGATCCCGATCGGGCGCGGCGCATTCACTTTTTCAATCTGCCGCCGGTCTGCAAGATCAGCATCTATTCACTTGACGGCGACCTGGTTCGCGAAATCGACCACGACTTCCCCAGCGGCGCTCCGGGGTCCCAGCACGAGAGCTGGGATCTGATCACGCGGAACTCGCAGACAGTAGTTTCGGGCCTGTTCTACTGGGTAGTGGAATCACCGGAGCGTACCCAGATCGGCAAAGTGGCGATCATCAAATAACGCGATTATCGATTCAAGGAGGGGTCAAGCCGCCGGCCGAACCAGAGAAACCCGACCGACGCTACCAGCGCCAGTGAGGCGATCATAATCCACGCCAGGACGTAATTCCCTGCAAACGAATCAAGAAACCAGCCGCCGTAGAGCGGTCCCAGCGACCAGCCCAGGGTCATGAAGAACGTGTATATGCCCATGTAGCGGCCGATCTGGTCGGGCGGCGCCAGACGTGAGGTCAGGGTCAGGGTGGGAGGAGACATAATCATCTCGCCGCTGGTTACCACTGCAATGGCGCCTATCATGAACGCATAGTGAGTTGAGAACCCGAGGACGCCATAGCCGATAAAGTAGAAAACCGCGCCCAACGCGAGCTGACTGGTGAAGCGAGTGTTGCCCAGCATGCGTGTGACCATGATCTGCGCCAGCCCCACCAGCAGGCCGTTGACGGTGTACAGGTAGCCTAGTTGAATCTCGCTGAGCCCGGTTACCTGGACGGCGTAGACCGAGAACGGCGCCATCAACTGCGCCACGACAAGATACAGGGCAAGTGACAGAAGACAGTGTATGGTCAGGCGGCGGTCGTTTTTGAGGGCTACCAGATCGGCTATAGTGAACTCCTCGCGGCGCTGAACCTGATTCGGCGCTCGGAACCAAAACAGAAAGATGAGCCCGGAGGTAAACAGTATCGCGGCCGCGATATAGAATAGGCCTGCGTATGAGCTGTGTGCCATGAAGCCGCCGATAGCCGGCCCTGCCGCCCAACCCAGATTGCCGGCGGATCGCGTAAGGGCGTAACCGTCGAGCCGCTGCGCGCGGGTGAGAATGTCGGACACCAGGGCATGTTGGGCGGGAAAGTAAATCGCTCCAAAAGTCGAATTCATCGTCATGAAGATCGCAATCGGCCAGAAGCCCATATCGTAGTCGATTGCCAGCCCCAGCAGCACGAACGAAACCGCCCGCAGTATTTGGGCGTAGACCAACAGTGTCTTGCGGCTCATTCTGTCGGAAACCTCTCCCCCGACCAACTGGAAACCGGCCCGCACCACCGCCATGGCGCCGAAAAACAGGCCGATCTCGGTTACCGACATTTTGAGATGGTCGTGGAAGTAAATCGACAAGAATGGAATAGCTGCCGCAAATCCAAGAGCCCCCACAAACCAGCCGATACAAAGTATCCAGAGGTTGCTCTCGAACTGGCGGACGTATGCAAGTGGTCGGGCAAACATGTCCCACAGAATATATCTACACCCTCGTCGCGCACCAATATCAATGTCGATTATGCTGCACCAGAAACCGGGCGATCCTGTCGAAGCCATCGAGTTGGTACTTCCCCCAGCCGCGGGTGGCCATTTCCGCCAGCTTCCCCGTCTGGTTCAAGGCGAGAATCGTCGGGCCTAAGCCCGCGGCGGAGCCGGCGTCACGGATAGCCAGCCCCACGCCGGAGGACTCCAGAAGCCGGAGATTCATCGGCGCGAACGGGCCGATTGGCGGTGTCAGGACGAACATAGGCAGGCCAAGCCCGACCGCCCAATTGGTGCGCTCGTGCGGCGGTCCAACTATGAAATCAATACGGAGGAACCAACGAGCGACAATTGTGTCTTCCCCTGCCTGGTCTTCGTACTGGCCGAGTTGGCACCGATCGGTACTATCACTGCCTGCCGAAACTGGCTCTACGATACTATAAGTGATGCCCTGACTTTGTGCGGAGGACAAAAACTCTCGTGCCAGCCGCCCATTTTTCCGCACGAGCACGAGCGCGCTTATACCGGCGCGGCGGCATGAGGCGATACTCGAAACGAGCAGTTCGATGTGTTGCCGCGGTTCCGCTCTGGACGAGAAGAAAAGGCCGGTCAATCCGGCGCGCTGGTGAAAGCGTGCCTGCCGGAACTGATACGAATCTGCTGCCAGCCTGGCCAACTCCGACTCGATACACAACCCCGATACAAAGATCTGATCCCGTTTGTATCCTGCGGAAAGAAACGTATCGGCAACTTCTTGTGTCGGTACGATGACGGTGGAAGCCCCCGTGACCAGTGTTTCCTTGGGCGCTACCAGTTCGCCGTGTTGGTAGACGAGGTTCCTCCGCCCGCGCATCAATTCAACTAGCAGCGGGTGGGAGACAACGAAGGTATCATCGCCGGTCCCAAATCGCCTGCGCAAGTCATGCCCCAGGATCGCCAAAGCCGCCGACCGAAAAGGGAAACGCTCGCCCCGACGGAGTCGAGAATAAACCGTACCCACCACTCCTCCCGATGAGCCATGCAGGTAAAGCCACCGGATTAGGCGCCAGGCGGTGTGAGAAAAGCCGCTACTGCTCGCGAATACATCGTGCAGTTCTACTTCAGGCGGCTCAGGGAGCGGTTTTACTGCTTCGGCGATGCCACGAAGATAGAACGGGTGGCCTCGGCCAACAGTGGTACATAGAAACACAATTTTCCGGGGGCAACTCACGTTGTGAATCTACCTGAACCTGCCGCAGGTGTCAAATTGCGAGGGGACAACAACAAAAGGGTCGGCCAGCGGCCGACCCCATTTATCCACACGGTTGGAATCTCAGTTTACGGCGGCAACCTCGGCCATATCGATAACTTTGGAGAGGTCGAGGAAGATCAGCAGCCGGTCGTCCAGCTTGGCGACCCCTCTGATGTATTCGGAGTTTACGCCGGTCACTATATCCGGCGGCGGCTCGATAGTGTCGGCCGGCAGTCGAAGCACTTCGGACACCGAATCGACAATCATACCCATGATGGTGCCGCCGATGTCGACCACCACAATCCGGGTGTTCTTGTCGTGTTCTTTGAGTTCCAGGTTGAAGCGTTTTCTCAGGTCGACAATCGGGATGACTTTCCCGCGCAGGTTAATGACGCCCTCGATGTAATGCGGCGCCTGAGGAACGCGAGTGATCTCCACCATCCGATTGATTTCCTGAACTTTGAGAATGTCGACGCCGAATTCCTCGGTCCCGATGTTGAACGAGACCAGTTGCAGCTCGTCCGAAGTTGCCGAACCGGCGCCGGGTTGATTGGTTGTACTGACTTTCTGCATTGTTCGTATCCCCTAATGATAAACGGTTCTCCCTTTTGCCTCTGCTGTCTCCGCTCAGGACCAAGGTCATGCCGCAGCCTCCCCCTTCGCAAACCTCCCAGACCACCCGGTCATCGCCACGGATCGTCCCCAGAGTCCTTGAATCTAATATCGGAGTCCGGTCAAACCAGGTTGAGGCGAGACAGATTTGGGATGCCGGGGTATGTTCAGATCATGAACAGCCCGGCCCTGCCCCATGATAATTGTCGAGCACCCGACTGAGGACAAATCATCTCAGTCGCTCGCGAAACTGCAGAGCGGTCGACGGTGCATGGCCGGAGAAATGGTTGTTGAAATAGGCGTAAACATCGGCGTTTTCACCGGCAAACCGCTCGGCGAGGTCAGCCCAGTAGGCCAGCTCCTCGGAGCGCCCCAGGCGGACATGGCTGAAATCATCGGTGATCTCGTCGCGGTCGCCCACGAAGCGAAAATATACAAAGCCGGCCGTTCGGGTCACCAACCTCGGTACCCCGGGATACTCGGTAAGGCAGAGACCGACTCCTCGCTCTCTCAGCAGGGCGGCGGTCTCCTCGGTGAACCAACCCCGGTCCCGGAATTCAACCGCCAGCTTGACGCTCTTAGGGAC
Protein-coding sequences here:
- a CDS encoding MFS transporter; its protein translation is MASTGSPGFWCSIIDIDIGARRGCRYILWDMFARPLAYVRQFESNLWILCIGWFVGALGFAAAIPFLSIYFHDHLKMSVTEIGLFFGAMAVVRAGFQLVGGEVSDRMSRKTLLVYAQILRAVSFVLLGLAIDYDMGFWPIAIFMTMNSTFGAIYFPAQHALVSDILTRAQRLDGYALTRSAGNLGWAAGPAIGGFMAHSSYAGLFYIAAAILFTSGLIFLFWFRAPNQVQRREEFTIADLVALKNDRRLTIHCLLSLALYLVVAQLMAPFSVYAVQVTGLSEIQLGYLYTVNGLLVGLAQIMVTRMLGNTRFTSQLALGAVFYFIGYGVLGFSTHYAFMIGAIAVVTSGEMIMSPPTLTLTSRLAPPDQIGRYMGIYTFFMTLGWSLGPLYGGWFLDSFAGNYVLAWIMIASLALVASVGFLWFGRRLDPSLNR
- a CDS encoding chemotaxis protein CheW translates to MQKVSTTNQPGAGSATSDELQLVSFNIGTEEFGVDILKVQEINRMVEITRVPQAPHYIEGVINLRGKVIPIVDLRKRFNLELKEHDKNTRIVVVDIGGTIMGMIVDSVSEVLRLPADTIEPPPDIVTGVNSEYIRGVAKLDDRLLIFLDLSKVIDMAEVAAVN